Proteins co-encoded in one Halorussus lipolyticus genomic window:
- a CDS encoding DUF7545 family protein — protein sequence MADNEVETVTYTIESPDGDTEDLTLPKGVVDLLREDESETDTEVLGDLTMLSFAQQAHALVHHAPEEPDQHVQDLEAETMDLFEERFGQTFGEMTGHSH from the coding sequence ATGGCCGACAACGAAGTTGAGACGGTGACGTACACCATCGAATCGCCCGACGGAGACACCGAAGACCTCACGCTCCCGAAAGGGGTCGTGGACCTCCTCCGCGAGGACGAGAGCGAGACCGACACCGAAGTACTGGGCGACCTGACGATGCTGTCGTTCGCACAGCAGGCCCACGCCCTCGTCCACCACGCGCCGGAGGAACCGGACCAGCACGTTCAGGACCTCGAAGCCGAGACGATGGACCTATTCGAGGAGCGATTCGGACAGACGTTCGGCGAGATGACCGGTCACTCGCACTAA
- a CDS encoding Single-stranded DNA binding protein: MSLDDHAEELASDLGVDKEEVKADLENLVEYSVPVEEAKQSLRRKYGDGGGSSDGPSKVDIADVSTDDSSVTVTGKVLTVGTRSIRYQGNEQVIHEGELADESGKISYTAWEDFGLSAGDTITAGNAGVREWEGDPELNLGESTNVAFEDDIDVPYPVGGDADLADLEPGDRGITLEVEVVEVEQKTIDGRDGETEIKSGVLADESARLPFTDWEARPEVAEGATMRLEDVYVREFRGVPSVNLSEFTSVAPLDRELAVSDTGTRMTVSEAVGTGGAYDVEIVGNVVAVRDGSGLIERCPECGRVIQNGQCRSHGDVDGQDDLRVKAILDDGTGTVTAVLDDERTAEVYGGGVADAKEQAREAMDKEVVADAIRERIVGHEYRVRGNLSVDDYGANLEVTEFAVSDDSPAERAEALLAEVAE, encoded by the coding sequence ATGAGTTTGGACGACCATGCCGAGGAGCTAGCCTCCGACCTCGGCGTAGACAAGGAGGAGGTCAAGGCGGACCTCGAAAACTTAGTAGAGTACAGCGTGCCGGTCGAGGAGGCCAAACAGAGCCTCCGGCGAAAGTACGGCGATGGCGGCGGGAGTTCCGACGGCCCCTCGAAGGTGGACATCGCCGACGTATCGACCGACGACAGCAGTGTCACCGTCACCGGCAAGGTGCTGACGGTGGGCACGCGCTCGATTCGGTATCAGGGCAACGAGCAGGTCATCCACGAGGGCGAACTCGCCGACGAGTCCGGGAAAATCTCCTACACCGCGTGGGAGGACTTCGGCCTCTCGGCGGGCGACACCATCACGGCGGGCAACGCCGGCGTCCGCGAGTGGGAAGGCGACCCCGAGTTGAACCTCGGCGAGAGTACCAACGTCGCCTTCGAGGACGACATCGACGTGCCCTACCCGGTCGGCGGGGACGCGGACCTCGCGGACCTCGAACCCGGCGACAGGGGCATCACCCTCGAAGTCGAGGTGGTCGAAGTCGAGCAGAAGACCATCGACGGCAGAGACGGCGAGACCGAAATCAAGAGTGGCGTCCTCGCCGACGAGTCGGCCCGCCTCCCGTTCACCGACTGGGAGGCCCGGCCCGAGGTCGCAGAGGGCGCGACGATGCGCCTCGAAGACGTGTACGTCCGGGAGTTCCGCGGGGTCCCGTCGGTCAACCTCTCGGAGTTCACGTCGGTTGCGCCCCTCGACCGCGAACTGGCAGTCAGCGACACCGGCACCCGGATGACCGTCAGCGAGGCGGTCGGCACCGGCGGGGCCTACGACGTGGAAATCGTCGGCAACGTCGTGGCGGTCCGCGACGGGTCGGGCCTCATCGAGCGGTGCCCCGAGTGCGGCCGGGTCATCCAGAACGGCCAGTGTCGAAGCCACGGCGACGTTGACGGCCAAGACGACCTGCGCGTGAAGGCCATCCTCGACGACGGCACCGGCACCGTGACCGCGGTGCTGGACGACGAGCGCACCGCCGAGGTCTACGGCGGCGGCGTCGCGGACGCCAAGGAACAGGCCCGCGAGGCCATGGACAAGGAAGTCGTCGCCGACGCGATTCGAGAGCGAATCGTGGGCCACGAGTACCGCGTCCGGGGCAACCTCTCGGTTGACGACTACGGCGCGAACCTCGAAGTCACGGAGTTCGCGGTGTCCGACGATTCGCCGGCCGAGCGTGCCGAGGCCCTCCTCGCGGAGGTGGCAGAATGA
- a CDS encoding 2,5-diamino-6-(ribosylamino)-4(3H)-pyrimidinone 5'-phosphate reductase, which produces MRVVVNTAMSADGKLSSRQREQIAISGPDDFDRVDGLRAGSDAVMVGIGTVLADDPHLTLDDPERQSARRDRGESAHPIRVVADSKARTPTDARILDDSATTYLLVSESAPTERIEELTGTGARLITAGDERVELDAALSALDSEGIDQLMVEGGGELIFSLFEDELVDELRVFVGSKVIGGRDAPTLADGEGFVAEFPELALDDVERIDDGVLLRYAVG; this is translated from the coding sequence ATGCGCGTGGTCGTCAACACAGCGATGAGTGCCGACGGCAAACTCTCCTCGCGTCAGCGCGAGCAGATAGCCATCAGCGGCCCGGACGATTTCGACCGGGTAGACGGCCTCCGGGCCGGGAGCGACGCCGTGATGGTCGGCATCGGCACGGTACTGGCGGACGACCCGCATCTGACGCTGGACGACCCCGAGCGCCAGTCGGCCCGCCGGGACCGCGGTGAGTCGGCCCACCCCATTCGGGTCGTGGCCGACTCGAAGGCCCGGACGCCCACCGACGCCCGGATTCTGGACGATTCGGCGACGACGTACCTCCTCGTGTCCGAGTCCGCGCCGACAGAGCGAATCGAGGAGTTGACCGGGACCGGCGCGCGACTCATCACCGCGGGCGACGAGCGAGTCGAGTTGGACGCGGCGCTCTCGGCGCTCGACTCCGAGGGCATCGACCAACTCATGGTCGAGGGAGGAGGCGAACTCATCTTCTCGCTGTTCGAGGACGAACTGGTTGACGAACTCCGGGTGTTCGTCGGGTCGAAGGTCATCGGCGGCCGGGACGCTCCGACGCTGGCCGACGGCGAGGGGTTCGTCGCAGAGTTCCCCGAACTAGCACTGGACGACGTGGAACGAATCGACGACGGGGTCCTGCTTCGGTACGCGGTGGGCTAA
- a CDS encoding FkbM family methyltransferase produces the protein METLKTGILAVIGFALGIAAESAWGASKTLSLNSRQIIDGVADCLRNEGVVGTAKMGVQFGYEELLRPFVPRSGEYVEYNGVKVDERRVLDSFVPAATIQKWEDKPEYEEPIVAALRAHVEPDDNVLILGGGAGVSATVAAESVADGDGHVTVYEAAQRQLSNIDRTLEVNDVADDVTVNHAIVEEDRNVFGVTGEAEAISAETLPECDVLEMDCEGAETAVLRNLQSDPRVIIVETHGNLDAPTNEVQRLLAERGYGVVAERPGMPEQDIYILTAVREDALPDAAARR, from the coding sequence TTGGAAACGCTCAAAACGGGTATTCTCGCTGTTATCGGGTTTGCACTCGGTATCGCGGCCGAATCGGCGTGGGGCGCAAGCAAAACGCTGTCGCTGAATTCGAGACAGATTATCGACGGCGTGGCCGACTGTCTCCGGAACGAGGGAGTGGTCGGGACGGCGAAGATGGGCGTCCAGTTCGGGTACGAGGAACTCCTGCGACCGTTCGTCCCCCGGTCCGGCGAGTACGTCGAGTACAACGGCGTCAAGGTGGACGAGCGCCGTGTCTTGGACTCGTTCGTGCCGGCGGCGACCATCCAAAAGTGGGAGGACAAGCCCGAGTACGAGGAACCAATCGTCGCGGCGCTCCGGGCGCACGTCGAACCCGACGACAACGTGCTGATTCTCGGTGGCGGAGCGGGGGTTTCGGCGACTGTCGCGGCCGAGTCGGTCGCGGACGGCGACGGCCACGTCACCGTCTACGAGGCGGCCCAGCGACAGTTGTCGAACATCGACCGGACGCTCGAGGTGAACGACGTCGCGGACGACGTGACGGTCAACCACGCGATAGTTGAGGAGGACCGGAACGTCTTCGGCGTCACGGGCGAGGCGGAGGCGATTTCGGCCGAAACCCTCCCCGAGTGCGACGTGCTGGAGATGGACTGCGAGGGGGCCGAGACGGCCGTGTTGCGGAACCTCCAGAGCGACCCGCGAGTCATCATCGTCGAGACGCACGGTAACTTGGACGCGCCGACCAACGAGGTCCAGCGACTGCTCGCGGAACGAGGGTACGGCGTCGTCGCCGAGAGGCCGGGGATGCCCGAGCAGGACATCTACATCCTCACGGCGGTCCGCGAGGACGCATTGCCGGACGCCGCCGCGCGCCGGTAA
- the trxB gene encoding thioredoxin-disulfide reductase, with protein MSEHPHVEIYCKEECPYCEKAKDLFDSKGVEYETYNVTGDDERFDEMVERANGRQTAPEVFIDDELVGGWDDTQALDESGELDEKLGIAAPDGGVEHRKLIISGSGIAGLTAAIYAARSNNDPLVLEGDEPGGQLTLTTDVENYPGFPEGISGPDLINNMKEQAQRFGAEVKNGVIEEVDDSSRPYRVELSNGDVYTADAFIAASGASARTLGIPGEDDLMGYGVSTCATCDGAFFRDEEMLVVGGGDAAMEEANFLTKFASKVYLVHRREEFRAEDYWIDRVQEKVEEGEIEIVRNAEVTEIHGSVEEGVDTVDLVRNPEGYPTDKLDDPETEEFEMDVGAVFLAIGHTPNTDYLEDTAVEMDDAGYIQTEGGKGGGQTKTGVPGIFGAGDVVDYHYQQAVTAAGMGCKAALDADDYLETAELETEETATEAAAGDD; from the coding sequence ATGAGCGAACACCCGCACGTCGAGATTTACTGCAAGGAGGAGTGTCCCTACTGCGAGAAGGCCAAGGACCTCTTCGACTCCAAGGGCGTCGAGTACGAGACGTACAACGTGACCGGCGACGACGAGCGATTCGACGAGATGGTCGAGCGGGCGAACGGTCGCCAGACAGCGCCCGAGGTGTTCATCGACGACGAACTCGTCGGTGGGTGGGACGACACCCAAGCCTTGGACGAGTCCGGCGAGTTGGACGAGAAACTGGGTATCGCGGCCCCGGATGGTGGCGTCGAACACCGAAAGCTCATCATCTCCGGGAGCGGCATCGCGGGCCTGACTGCGGCCATCTACGCCGCACGGTCGAACAACGACCCGCTGGTGCTGGAGGGCGACGAACCCGGCGGTCAACTCACGCTGACGACCGACGTGGAGAACTACCCCGGATTCCCCGAGGGAATCAGTGGCCCGGACCTCATCAACAACATGAAAGAGCAGGCCCAGCGATTCGGGGCCGAGGTCAAAAACGGCGTCATCGAGGAGGTAGACGACTCGTCACGACCCTACCGCGTCGAACTCTCGAACGGCGACGTGTACACCGCGGACGCCTTCATCGCGGCGTCCGGCGCGAGCGCCCGGACTCTCGGCATCCCCGGCGAGGACGACCTGATGGGTTACGGCGTCTCGACCTGTGCGACCTGTGACGGCGCGTTCTTCCGCGACGAGGAGATGCTGGTCGTCGGCGGCGGCGACGCCGCGATGGAGGAGGCCAACTTCCTGACCAAGTTCGCCTCGAAGGTGTATCTGGTCCACCGCCGGGAGGAGTTCCGCGCAGAAGACTACTGGATAGACCGCGTGCAGGAGAAAGTCGAGGAGGGCGAAATCGAAATCGTCCGGAACGCGGAAGTCACCGAGATTCACGGGTCGGTCGAGGAGGGCGTCGATACCGTGGACCTCGTGCGCAACCCCGAGGGGTACCCGACCGACAAGTTGGACGACCCCGAGACCGAGGAGTTCGAGATGGACGTGGGTGCGGTCTTCCTCGCAATCGGTCACACGCCGAACACCGACTACCTCGAAGACACTGCGGTCGAGATGGACGACGCGGGCTACATCCAGACGGAGGGCGGCAAGGGCGGCGGCCAGACCAAGACCGGCGTGCCCGGCATCTTCGGCGCGGGCGACGTGGTGGACTACCACTACCAGCAGGCCGTGACCGCCGCGGGAATGGGTTGTAAGGCCGCGCTCGACGCCGACGACTATCTCGAAACTGCCGAACTCGAAACCGAAGAAACTGCGACCGAGGCCGCGGCGGGCGACGACTGA
- a CDS encoding arylsulfotransferase family protein — MRRYRVIFAVVVLVCASTLGYSYLSSPADAAVTTYERQSDLGADQRASVVPPRENVTVVAGHGMKGESAALVAFGPGGEVIYHNDTFHGYFDVDSVKGTRMTVEYVAERNYDGDDCNGKCTVSAVERVNLTTGEVTRIYDRIIPQDRGANWHDVDRIGKNRLLVGAINTDEAYVVNTTTGMTTWEWSTKQAYPLSGGGPYPEDWAHLNDVERLDDGRIMLSLRNQDSVVFVDPETGIQENWTLGSEDDYSVLYEQHNPDYINDSEGGPAVLVADSLNDRIVEYQREEGEDGRGEWVQSWVWSDDEMKWPRDADRLPNGNTLVSDTNSHRVLEVNESGAVVWSIDFYAPYEAERLGTGDESAGGPSAAKAGLQSRGTEETDDQNVTTSVAGFTPRKVTNSIAFVLPLWMTFADALVALVLALTLLAWAVVEYRNSSISVSFHWPVRLR; from the coding sequence GTGCGCCGTTACCGGGTTATCTTCGCCGTCGTCGTCCTCGTCTGCGCCAGCACGCTGGGCTACAGCTATCTCTCGTCGCCCGCCGACGCCGCGGTGACGACCTACGAGCGCCAGAGCGACTTGGGGGCCGACCAGCGCGCTTCGGTGGTCCCGCCCCGCGAGAACGTCACTGTCGTCGCCGGCCACGGGATGAAAGGCGAGTCGGCCGCGTTGGTCGCGTTCGGCCCCGGCGGCGAGGTCATCTATCACAACGACACCTTCCACGGCTACTTCGACGTGGACTCCGTGAAGGGTACCCGAATGACCGTCGAGTACGTCGCCGAACGCAACTACGACGGCGACGACTGCAACGGCAAGTGTACCGTCTCGGCAGTCGAGCGCGTCAACCTCACGACCGGCGAGGTTACCCGAATCTACGACAGAATCATCCCGCAGGACCGCGGCGCGAACTGGCACGACGTGGACCGAATCGGTAAGAACAGGCTCCTCGTGGGGGCCATCAACACCGACGAGGCCTACGTCGTCAACACCACCACGGGGATGACAACGTGGGAGTGGTCCACCAAGCAGGCCTACCCCCTCTCGGGCGGCGGTCCCTACCCAGAGGACTGGGCGCATCTCAACGACGTGGAGCGTCTGGACGACGGGCGAATCATGCTGAGCCTCCGGAATCAGGACTCGGTGGTCTTCGTGGACCCCGAAACTGGCATCCAAGAGAACTGGACGCTCGGGAGCGAAGACGACTACAGCGTCCTCTACGAACAGCACAACCCCGACTACATCAACGACTCCGAGGGCGGACCCGCGGTGCTGGTCGCCGACTCGCTCAACGACCGCATCGTGGAGTACCAGCGCGAGGAGGGCGAGGACGGGCGCGGCGAGTGGGTCCAGTCGTGGGTCTGGTCCGACGACGAGATGAAGTGGCCCCGCGACGCCGACCGCCTGCCCAACGGCAACACGCTCGTCTCGGACACCAACAGCCACCGGGTGCTGGAGGTCAACGAGTCCGGCGCAGTCGTCTGGAGCATCGACTTCTACGCGCCCTACGAGGCCGAACGCCTCGGCACCGGCGACGAGAGCGCCGGCGGCCCGAGCGCGGCGAAGGCGGGCCTGCAATCTCGGGGGACCGAGGAGACCGACGACCAGAACGTCACCACCTCTGTCGCCGGGTTCACGCCCCGGAAGGTCACCAACAGCATCGCGTTCGTCCTCCCGCTCTGGATGACCTTCGCCGACGCGCTGGTCGCGCTGGTGCTGGCGTTGACTCTGCTCGCGTGGGCCGTGGTCGAGTACCGGAACTCCTCGATTTCGGTCTCGTTCCACTGGCCGGTTCGGCTTCGTTGA
- a CDS encoding DUF357 domain-containing protein, with protein MAADLEEKTDRYEGLLAEALDAAEIAPPDDTPMGESAAECLEMATSYLEDGRHFREQGDPVNALASFSYGHAWLDAGARVGLFDVPREGHLFTV; from the coding sequence ATGGCCGCCGACCTCGAGGAGAAGACCGACCGATACGAGGGCCTGCTCGCGGAGGCCCTCGACGCCGCCGAAATCGCGCCGCCAGACGACACCCCGATGGGCGAGTCTGCCGCCGAGTGTCTGGAGATGGCGACCTCCTACCTCGAAGACGGTCGGCACTTCCGCGAGCAGGGCGACCCCGTGAACGCGCTGGCGTCCTTCTCCTACGGTCACGCGTGGCTCGACGCCGGCGCTCGGGTCGGCCTGTTCGACGTGCCCCGCGAGGGGCACTTGTTCACGGTCTGA
- a CDS encoding DUF7282 domain-containing protein, producing MGALAIVAVLLVAGAGVATTGATVSNDAVRVQETTTTTASQGADFAFENLTAPERVRIGTNYTVSATIVNSGDALVARQVSYRIAGNVIEAQMVDVPENGTETIQFNVTANDTAGFPAGTFTHGVFSGGVAATANLTLVEETTAETTTTTATTTETTQTTAAPTTVETTQATTTIAPATETTTAGTTTEANATTTEETTTEAETATITFEPQDSNGSTVTVQSVTLPEGGFVVVHDSDVIEGEAVDSILGRSSYLAPGLSENVTIELDQSLDQSQRLVAITYRDSNDNQTFDFVESNRTEDGPYTKLDSREAVNGIAVVEVTDETANATTES from the coding sequence GTGGGAGCACTCGCTATCGTCGCAGTGCTCCTCGTCGCGGGAGCGGGAGTGGCAACGACCGGAGCGACAGTCTCGAACGACGCTGTCCGCGTGCAGGAGACGACCACGACCACTGCGTCGCAGGGGGCGGACTTCGCGTTCGAGAACCTGACAGCGCCGGAGCGAGTTCGTATCGGCACGAACTACACTGTCTCGGCGACTATCGTCAACAGCGGCGACGCACTGGTTGCGAGACAGGTCAGCTATCGCATCGCCGGGAACGTCATCGAGGCCCAGATGGTCGATGTTCCCGAGAACGGGACCGAGACGATACAGTTCAACGTCACGGCGAACGACACGGCCGGGTTCCCCGCGGGAACGTTCACACACGGGGTGTTCAGTGGGGGAGTCGCGGCGACCGCTAATCTGACGCTGGTCGAGGAGACCACCGCCGAGACCACGACGACCACCGCAACGACGACCGAAACCACCCAGACGACCGCCGCACCGACGACCGTAGAGACGACCCAAGCGACCACGACGATTGCGCCGGCAACCGAGACGACCACGGCTGGGACGACCACTGAGGCGAACGCGACGACCACCGAGGAGACAACGACAGAAGCAGAGACAGCGACCATCACCTTCGAACCGCAGGACTCGAACGGAAGCACGGTCACCGTCCAGTCCGTGACCCTCCCCGAAGGAGGCTTCGTCGTCGTTCACGATAGCGACGTCATCGAAGGCGAGGCCGTCGATAGCATCCTCGGCCGGTCCAGTTACCTCGCGCCCGGTCTGAGCGAGAACGTCACGATAGAACTCGACCAGTCGCTGGACCAGTCCCAGCGCCTCGTCGCCATCACGTACCGGGACTCGAACGACAATCAGACGTTCGACTTCGTGGAGTCCAACCGGACGGAGGACGGCCCGTACACGAAGCTAGATTCGAGAGAAGCGGTCAACGGCATCGCCGTCGTGGAAGTGACCGACGAGACGGCCAACGCGACGACCGAATCCTAA